In the genome of Henningerozyma blattae CBS 6284 chromosome 5, complete genome, one region contains:
- the MRX18 gene encoding 17-beta-hydroxysteroid dehydrogenase-like protein (similar to Saccharomyces cerevisiae YBR056W; ancestral locus Anc_3.266) yields MAFGIFNKDKEEDLVTMVKDIVEPEAIPNANQLSEKYYYRYRENHGVNLGSCFVLEPWIFDNLFDKGGSCEFDAITNLSRAIGVEATAQRLNQHYSDYINKIDWIFLKNVANITALRVPIGYWHVNNGSFLGGLPFQPLQSVYSKAKPWDQLRNLISIASKYRIGILIDIHGLPGGANTDFHSGFNNPSPSFFSNGNYVNAMTEKILPFIVQNICSPNNNVIGLQIVNESVFDNNANGQKFYYAKAAVAIRKVDSFLPVIISDGWWPGQWGDWLQLTKLYNTVVVDTHVYRCYSDSDKSKNAGQIINDLAGSVNLPNDRGDFVVGEFSCVLDQSTWNKTQGSRSDWVRKYGNAQVSIFRKEASWGSFFWTLKFRWGDGGEWGFIPMTNQGCVPKRSTQGVNIDDNKVNQIIQQHISYWKDKGGEKMEHWRFQDAIRAAVNDIRAFSSFDNSRIGRWYSWKAQRRQAYIQSKGDSEYMWEWDQGYQQGLDNFNRF; encoded by the coding sequence atggcgtttggaatttttaataaagataaagagGAAGATTTAGTTACAATGGTTAAAGATATTGTTGAACCAGAAGCTATTCCTAATGCAAACCAATTatctgaaaaatattactataGATATCGTGAAAACCATGGTGTTAATTTAGGCTCTTGTTTTGTCCTTGAACCTTGGAtctttgataatttatttgacaAAGGTGGTAGTTGCGAATTTGATGCTATTACAAATTTGTCAAGAGCGATTGGTGTGGAAGCTACAGCCCAAAGATTGAATCAACATTATTCTGATtacattaataaaattgattggATCTTTCTAAAGAATGTTGCAAATATCACCGCATTAAGAGTTCCAATTGGCTACTGGCATGTTAATAATGGTTCATTTTTAGGCGGTTTACCATTTCAACCATTACAATCTGTTTACTCCAAGGCAAAGCCTTGGGATCAACTAAggaatttaatttcaattgcaagtaaatatagaattggtattttaattgatataCATGGATTGCCTGGAGGTGCAAACACAGATTTCCATAGCGGATTTAATAACCCTTCACCTTCTTTCTTTTCCAACGGAAACTATGTGAATGCTATGACAGAGAAAATCTTACCTTTCattgttcaaaatatctgttctccaaataataatgtaatTGGTTTACAAATTGTCAATGAATCAGTTTTCGACAACAATGCTAATGGCcagaaattttattacgCAAAAGCTGCTGTTGCAATCCGTAAGGTTGACTCATTTTTGCCAGTAATTATTTCTGATGGATGGTGGCCAGGTCAATGGGGAGATTGGTTACAGTTAACAAAGTTGTATAATACTGTCGTAGTTGATACTCACGTCTACAGATGCTACTCTGATTCagataaatcaaaaaatgcAGGCCAGATCATTAATGATTTGGCAGGCTCTGTTAATCTCCCAAATGACAGAGGTGATTTTGTCGTTGGTGAATTCTCATGTGTTTTAGATCAGAGCACATGGAATAAGACTCAAGGAAGTCGTTCTGATTGGGTTAGAAAATATGGTAATGCTCAAGTCTCTATCTTTAGAAAGGAAGCAAGTTGGGGGTCTTTCTTTTGGACATTAAAATTTAGATGGGGTGATGGTGGTGAATGGGGGTTTATTCCAATGACAAACCAAGGTTGTGTACCAAAAAGATCCACCCAAGGTGTAAATATTGACGATAATAAGGTGAATCAAATAATCCAACAGCACATTTCTTATTGGAAAGATAAGGGAGGGGAAAAGATGGAACATTGGAGATTCCAAGATGCTATTCGTGCAGCAGTGAATGATATAAGAGCCTTTTCCTCCTTTGATAATTCACGTATTGGTAGATGGTACTCGTGGAAAGCTCAAAGAAGACAAGCATATATACAATCCAAAGGTGATAGTGAATATATGTGGGAATGGGATCAAGGTTATCAACAAGGTCTAGACAACTTTAATAGATTTTAA
- the TBLA0E02542 gene encoding uncharacterized protein: MSSPVAVMPVEIKVPHVFTGERKDIIKLHSFLQSLEVQFVVKRITNDYERICHLAANLYGPALDWFMTFSGNHDVSEMAFDTFKETFKQAFQGKFDSYNVIQKLSSLTQKDKIEAYVSTFDRYRKLLPPRSLSDDVLINLFIKGLKLAKTYV, from the coding sequence ATGTCTTCTCCTGTTGCTGTCATGCCAgttgaaattaaagttCCTCATGTCTTTACCGGTGAGCGTAAAGATATTATCAAGTTGCATAGTTTTTTGCAATCCCTCGAAGTGCAGTTTGTCGTAAAACGTATTACGAACGATTATGAACGTATCTGTCATTTGGCTGCTAATTTATATGGTCCGGCCTTAGACTGGTTCATGACCTTCTCTGGCAATCACGATGTGTCCGAAATGGCCTTTGACACCTTCAAAGAGACTTTTAAACAAGCCTTCCAAGGTAAGTTTGACTCCTATAATGTTATTCAGAAGCTTTCCTCGTTAACGCAAAAAGACAAGATCGAAGCCTACGTTTCAACCTTTGACCGTTACCGCAAACTTCTACCACCACGTTCCTTGAGTGATGATGTTTTAATCAATCTTTTCATTAAAGGGTTAAAACTCGCAAAGACTTACGTTTAA
- the TBLA0E02545 gene encoding uncharacterized protein (similar to Saccharomyces cerevisiae YDR034W-B and YBR056W-A; ancestral locus Anc_3.267), with amino-acid sequence MHSFASTLEPKDYIKKLFLPPRSTKSNLVNPKTLQPSFPLSPTLAYSMGYYQQQPAPAYYQQPQAIYVQQPQPVYVQQAPPKQNNGCMSGFCAGLCCCCLLETCCLL; translated from the coding sequence ATGCACTCATTTGCCTCCACTCTTGAGCCAAAAGATTATATAAAGAAACTATTTTTACCGCCTAGATCTACAAAGTCTAATCTTGTTAACCCTAAAACCCTCCAACCCTCTTTTCCTCTCTCACCAACCCTCGCATATTCCATGGGCTATTATCAACAACAACCGGCTCCGGCATACTATCAACAACCTCAAGCTATATATGTTCAACAACCACAACCTGTATATGTCCAGCAAGCACCtccaaaacaaaacaatgGTTGCATGTCAGGCTTCTGTGCAGGTTTATGCTGTTGTTGCTTGTTAGAAACATGCTGTTTACTataa
- the TBLA0E02540 gene encoding reverse transcriptase family protein (Ty like retrotransposon), with protein sequence MANIDSQHPSVYPDSDTPINHDSDIPTVVDHPHPVAPTFSAEPTPLVGPRLEPCCLVNNVPVTVLFDSGSPTSFVSASLVAQHHWPTYSATPFKWKGALRESAQSTLATTCSIQVQDQLLKVAAYVAPELTDRVMISWPIMKDHLDLVCPSESLSIAVDCLHEGTIPDYYGSELAEVFVLTLDSTLASDSFTLFPADIRQDFATTVTDTLPPNAGTKSYSHEIILKEGGRPPRLAPYRLTPKLEKECRQIVEDLLKNQFISKSKSPCSSPVLLVKKKDGSFRMVVDFRELNKVTVKDPFPLPRIDDLLSKLGDCALFTTLYLHSGYHQIPLDPDSEEMTGFTTPFGHYQYKVMKFGLCNAPATFSRYMQRLLGNIPNVLFCLLR encoded by the coding sequence ATGGCTAATATTGATTCCCAACACCCTTCTGTATATCCTGACTCTGACACTCCAATCAACCATGATTCTGACATCCCTACTGTTGTTGATCATCCACATCCCGTAGCTCCTACCTTTTCTGCTGAACCTACACCTCTCGTTGGTCCTCGTTTAGAACCCTGTTGCCTTGTTAATAATGTTCCCGTTACTGTTTTATTTGACTCCGGTAGTCCCACCTCATTTGTAAGTGCTTCCCTAGTTGCTCAACACCACTGGCCCACCTATTCGGCAACCCCATTTAAGTGGAAAGGTGCTCTTCGAGAATCTGCTCAATCAACCCTGGCTACCACATGCAGTATCCAAGTCCAAGATCAGTTACTCAAGGTTGCCGCGTATGTGGCACCCGAACTCACTGACCGTGTCATGATCAGTTGGCCTATTATGAAAGATCACTTAGATTTAGTATGTCCCTCTGAATCCTTATCCATAGCTGTTGATTGTCTACACGAAGGCACTATTCCTGATTATTATGGTTCAGAACTTGCCGAAGTATTTGTACTTACCCTAGATTCTACCCTCGCCTCTGATTCCTTTACGCTGTTTCCTGCTGATATCCGCCAAGATTTTGCTACTACTGTAACTGATACTCTTCCTCCTAATGCTGGTACTAAGTCATACTCACATGAGATTATCTTAAAGGAGGGAGGACGACCACCTCGTCTAGCTCCGTACCGTTTAACACCGAAATTAGAGAAAGAATGCCGCCAAATTGTTGAAgatttgttaaaaaatcaGTTTATCAGTAAGAGTAAATCTCCATGCTCATCACCTGTACTATTAGTTAAGAAAAAAGACGGTAGTTTTAGGATGGTTGTCGATTTCAGAGAGTTAAACAAAGTTACAGTTAAAGATCCCTTTCCATTACCTCGAATAGACGATTTGTTAAGTAAACTCGGCGATTGTGCTCTTTTTACCACTCTGTATCTACATTCGGGCTATCATCAGATTCCACTAGATCCGGATAGTGAAGAAATGACCGGCTTTACTACCCCTTTTGGACACTATCAATACAAAGTAATGAAGTTTGGCTTATGTAACGCCCCAGCTACCTTTTCTAGATACATGCAACGGTTATTAGGCAATATTCCTaatgttttgttttgtttacTTAGATGA
- the TBLA0E02560 gene encoding uncharacterized protein (similar to Saccharomyces cerevisiae MUM2 (YBR057C); ancestral locus Anc_3.269) — MNYINYDQSNHTPLTGAYNYINQQQVPQSIQHVSNNGVPYNQYGYFNSQNQQQAQSQPQTHLNQQDPNDLRNMATPTAGSVWNDMSRLSSNNNILDNSNLQRGLMQESMTRQGYSMQPVNSNSSSTAGNNNNISIDNRGSGLPYQIQDYNIVSNFNGYSLRENSNSNAINSNILRATPALDNNNNTTMLHTGSQSRIGSFSQQGQALKNNSNINTPTSGTIAPHNNFNNSSNSLILQLQVKQTQLDKLEKEYEYLQEQLNNRRLASNQISKKPFNKIDELSTRHPTTIPEAFRYLTNKLQIKENELAEVNKNLENVLAAVALDPENPLLKDGETDLKKISEKVVIQLETLTKENQELSKNLSYAHSKEKQIELGLLKQENEVLQQQINSLKEEVKC, encoded by the coding sequence atgaattatataaattatgaTCAGTCCAATCATACACCATTGACTGGTgcatataattatataaatcaaCAACAAGTTCCACAATCCATTCAGCATGTTTCTAATAATGGAGTTCCCTACAATCAATAtggatattttaattccCAAAACCAACAACAAGCTCAGTCTCAACCTCAAACACACTTAAATCAGCAAGATCCCAATGATCTACGGAACATGGCGACACCAACTGCAGGTTCGGTTTGGAATGATATGTCACGATTAAgtagcaataataatattctggataattctaatttacaAAGAGGATTAATGCAAGAATCAATGACTCGCCAAGGATATAGCATGCAACCAgttaatagtaatagtagCAGTACTGcaggtaataataataatataagtATTGATAACAGAGGTTCTGGACTACCATACCAAATTCAGGATTACAACATTGTGTCTAATTTTAATGGCTACTCTTTAAGGGAAAATAGTAACAGTAATGCAATCAATAGCAACATTCTAAGAGCTACACCTGctttagataataataataatacaactaTGCTACACACTGGTAGTCAAAGCCGTATTGGATCATTTTCTCAACAGGGTCAGgcattgaaaaataattcaaacaTTAATACCCCTACTAGTGGCACGATAGCACCTCATAACAACTTTAATAACAGTTCAAATTCTTTGATTTTGCAATTACAAGTTAAACAGACACAACTTGATAAGttagaaaaagaatatgaGTACCTACAAGAACAACTCAATAACCGTAGACTAGCATCCAACCAAATATCGAAGAAaccatttaataaaatagatgAATTGAGCACTAGACATCCAACAACAATCCCAGAAGCTTTCCGCTATTTGACAAATAAGTtacaaattaaagaaaatgagTTAGCAGaagttaataaaaatttggaaaatgtTTTAGCTGCAGTAGCGTTAGATCCAGAAAatccattattaaaagacGGTGAGACAgatcttaaaaaaatatctgaAAAAGTTGTTATTCAATTAGAAACTTTGACTAAAGAAAATCaagaattatcaaaaaacCTATCGTATGCAcattcaaaagaaaaacaaattgaGCTAGGTTTACTTaaacaagaaaatgaagTATTACAGCAacaaattaattctttgaaGGAAGAAGTCAAATGTTAG
- the TBLA0E02520 gene encoding MFS transporter — MSYKENFKNSFFFDVLEYMNWVQFEEYPVNEQEVPSAASTCSNNSNKNLILDEGEDNKSDISTEVEKDLEKNSCIQNCDSMAESSLKGKEGTEFDPFLVDWHGPDDPENPLNWKPWKKGLIMFEVMLLTSINYMGSSIYTPGQEEIQREFHVGHVVATLNLSMYVLGYGIGPMILSPLSEYARFGRLHIYIISMFLFTIFQIGAATVHNIGGLIVIRFISGILCSPALATGGGTLADFLDPKTLPRYIGLWSLGFMSAPVSAPLLGACMVVAKDWRWIFWLLLFMSVALFVMLIFFFPETHHGNILHRRAQRLRKETGDDRYYTLQIREEANLTLGPFLKKCLLKPFKLIIQEPIILSFDLYLAVCYGIFYLFFEAFPLVFVGIYNFTLIELGLSYLGFCVGCVFAYPIFLTFFNKFITPKFANNTFTPEHFMVLSKYICWFLPLALFFFGWTAKVHWILPIISEMFFVIGVFNLFQTLFSYLALCYTEHLSSVYAGNGFFRSIFASAFPLFGQAMFNNLGTKNYPVAWGSSLLGFIAIGLTLIPIVIYKYGGYLRSKSSFSG; from the coding sequence atgagttataaagaaaatttcaaaaattcattCTTTTTCGATGTTTTAGAATATATGAACTGGGTACAATTTGAAGAGTATCCTGTTAATGAACAAGAGGTTCCTAGTGCTGCCAGTACTtgttctaataattctaataaaaatctaatattagatgaaggtgaagataataaatcagATATATCTACCGAAGTCGAAAAggatttagaaaaaaatagttgTATACAGAATTGTGATTCAATGGCAGAATCTAGCTTAAAGGGAAAAGAAGGTACAGAATTTGATCCTTTCTTAGTGGATTGGCATGGTCCTGATGATCCAGAAAATCCATTAAATTGGAAACCTTGGAAAAAAGGTTTAATAATGTTTGAAGTTATGTTATTAACTTCTATCAATTATATGGGTTCATCAATTTATACTCCAGGTCAAGAAGAAATCCAACGAGAATTCCATGTTGGACATGTAGTTGCTACTCTAAACCTTTCCATGTATGTTTTAGGGTACGGTATTGGCCCCATGATTTTATCTCCATTATCCGAATATGCAAGATTCGGTCGTTTGCATATCTATATCATTTCAATGTTTCTATTTACAATATTCCAAATTGGTGCTGCAACTGTACATAACATTGGTGGTTTAATTGTTATCAGATTTATCTCTGGTATATTATGTTCACCTGCCTTGGCCACGGGCGGTGGTACCTTAGCAGATTTCCTAGATCCCAAAACATTACCCAGGTATATTGGACTTTGGTCACTTGGATTCATGTCTGCACCAGTAAGTGCGCCATTATTAGGTGCATGTATGGTTGTTGCTAAAGATTGGAGATGGATCTTTTggctattattattcatgaGTGTTGCATTATTTGTCatgttaatatttttctttcctGAAACTCATCATGGTAATATCTTGCATCGTCGTGCCCAAAGATTAAGGAAAGAGACTGGTGATGATCGTTATTATACTTTACAAATCCGTGAAGAAGCTAATTTGACATTGGGTCCATTCTTGAAGAAATGTCTTTTGAAACCTTTCAAGTTGATTATCCAAGAACCTATTATTTTGTCTTTTGATTTATACCTTGCAGTATGTTATGGTATTTTCTATCTGTTTTTTGAAGCCTTCCCACTTGTATTTGTAGGGATTTATAACTTCacattaattgaattggGTTTATCATATTTAGGCTTTTGTGTGGGTTGTGTCTTTGCCTATCCAATCTTCTTgacatttttcaataaattcattacTCCCAAATTCGCTAACAATACTTTTACTCCAGAACATTTCATGGTATTAAGTAAATACATCTGTTGGTTTTTACCTTTGGCtctatttttctttggttGGACTGCAAAAGTTCATTGGATCTTACCCATCATCTCTGAAATGTTTTTTGTCATTGGGGTATTCAACTTATTCCAAACTCTCTTCTCCTATTTAGCTCTTTGCTATACTGAACATTTATCATCAGTATATGCAGGTAATGGGTTTTTCAGATCTATTTTCGCCTCTGCATTCCCATTATTTGGTCAAGCCATGTTTAACAATTTGGGTACCAAGAATTATCCTGTAGCATGGGGGTCTTCCTTACTAGGATTTATCGCTATAGGGTTGACTTTGATTCCCATCGTGATATACAAGTATGGTGGATATCTACGTAGTAAGTCGTCTTTCAGTGGATAG
- the ARO3 gene encoding 3-deoxy-7-phosphoheptulonate synthase ARO3 (similar to Saccharomyces cerevisiae ARO3 (YDR035W); ancestral locus Anc_3.268) produces MFIKNENVGDRSRLEDWRIKGYDPLTPPDLLQHELPISQKGNDIIVKARDAVTEILNGEKDDRLIIVIGPCSIHDPKAAYDYASRLKKIADKLSDDLLIIMRAYLEKPRTTVGWKGLINDPDIDNTFQINKGLRISREMFTKLVENLPIAGEMLDTISPQFLSDCFSLGAIGARTTESQLHRELASGLSFPIGFKNGTDGGLQVSIDAMRAAAHEHYFLSVTKPGVTAIVGTEGNKDTFVILRGGKHGTNFDTESVQETKKQLKAAKLIDEKETQRRIMIDCSHGNSNKDFRNQPKVAKDIYDQLTAGENAICGVMIESNIVEGRQDVPPQGGREGLVYGCSITDACIGWDTTEEVLELLAKGVRNRRTALKK; encoded by the coding sequence ATGTTCATTAAAAACGAAAACGTCGGTGACAGATCTCGCTTGGAAGATTGGAGAATTAAAGGGTATGATCCATTAACCCCCCCAGATTTATTACAACATGAATTACCTATTTCTCAGAAAGGTAATGATATCATCGTGAAAGCAAGAGATGCTGTCactgaaattttaaacGGTGAAAAAGATGATCGTTTAATAATCGTGATTGGTCCATGTTCTATCCATGATCCAAAGGCTGCATATGATTACGCTAGTcgattgaaaaaaattgctGATAAGTTATCTGATGACCTTTTGATTATAATGAGAGCTTATTTGGAAAAACCAAGAACTACTGTCGGTTGGAAAGGTTTGATTAATGATCCTGATATTGATAACACTTTCCAAATCAACAAGGGGCTAAGAATATCAAGAGAAATGTTCACAAAATTAGTAGAAAACTTACCTATTGCCGGTGAAATGTTAGATACCATTTCTCCACAATTCTTATCTGATTGTTTCTCCCTAGGTGCTATCGGTGCTAGAACTACTGAATCACAACTTCATAGAGAACTAGCTTCTGGTCTTTCATTCCCAATTGGGTTCAAGAATGGTACCGATGGTGGCTTACAAGTGTCTATCGATGCCATGAGAGCTGCCGCTCATGAACATTATTTCTTATCTGTTACAAAACCAGGTGTTACTGCAATTGTCGGTACTGAAGGTAATAAAGATACTTTTGTTATATTAAGAGGTGGTAAACATGGTACAAACTTCGATACTGAAAGTGTTCAAGAAActaaaaaacaattaaaagcAGCTAAGCTAATCGACGAAAAAGAAACTCAAAGAAGAATCATGATTGATTGTTCTCATggtaatagtaataaagaTTTCAGAAATCAACCAAAAGTTGCTAAGGATATCTACGATCAATTAACAGCTGGTGAAAATGCTATCTGTGGTGTAATGATCGAATCTAACATTGTTGAAGGCAGACAAGATGTTCCACCTCAAGGTGGCCGTGAAGGTCTAGTTTATGGTTGTTCCATTACTGATGCTTGTATTGGTTGGGATACTACCGAAGAAGTCTTGGAATTATTAGCCAAGGGTGTCAGAAACCGGAGAACtgctttgaaaaaataa
- the TBLA0E02510 gene encoding regucalcin (similar to Saccharomyces cerevisiae YBR053C; ancestral locus Anc_3.262), whose protein sequence is MSKFETIDFSTLKPYFHQPDARLSEGITWVEETKTLVWVDIFKAELNKIEDIDSPSTSHSYFAISSKNYAKDKKYPGDTKYDESIGVVFPVLPKSGSDITEVLFASRYGIGKGDFVTKTWEYLILFTECKEVDVDRLNRLRSNDGNVAPDGTIYVGLMNDFEFTPSFDGCVLHVDLIKKTVKLVWDDIKIPNSIHWDAKEENIFLTDSLRHLIWKADAKDFSKKKELVHIKEANNDSFESPEPDGSIIYLPDNELYSAVWSANKIQVFSMDDGKFLREYILPKETPRISCLCLVGADLFVTTANLDVENGKLGDMNGGCLYRIPNVLKGKVEGYTSKRFPKY, encoded by the coding sequence atgtCTAAATTTGAAACCATTGACTTTTCCACTTTGAAACCTTATTTCCATCAACCAGATGCCAGATTATCCGAAGGTATCACTTGGGTTGAAGAAACAAAGACTCTAGTTTGGGTTGATATCTTCAAAGCTGAATTGAACAAGATTGAAGATATCGATTCACCATCCACTTCACACTCTTATTTTGCCATTTCCAGTAAGAATTATGCAAAGGATAAGAAATATCCAGGTGATACCAAGTACGACGAATCTATTGGTGTTGTGTTCCCAGTCTTGCCAAAATCCGGCTCAGATATCACTGAAGTTTTATTTGCCTCTAGATACGGGATTGGTAAAGGTGATTTCGTTACCAAGACTTGGGAATATTTAATCTTGTTTACCGAATGTAAGGAAGTTGATGTTGATAGATTGAACCGTTTGAGATCCAACGATGGGAATGTGGCTCCAGATGGTACTATTTATGTTGGTTTAATGAACGACTTTGAATTCACTCCAAGTTTCGATGGTTGTGTTCTTCATgttgatttaattaaaaaaacagtTAAATTGGTTTGggatgatattaaaatccCAAATTCCATCCATTGGGATGCTAAAGAGGAAAACATCTTCTTAACCGATTCGTTAAGACATTTAATATGGAAGGCGGATGCCAAGGATTTCTCAAAAAAGAAGGAATTGGTTCATATTAAAGAGgcaaataatgattcttTTGAATCTCCAGAACCAGATGGATCGATCATCTATTTACCAGACAACGAATTATACTCTGCTGTCTGGTCTGCCAACAAAATTCAAGTTTTCTCCATGGACGATGGGAAATTCTTGAGAGAATATATCTTACCAAAAGAAACCCCAAGAATCTCTTGTTTATGTCTAGTAGGTGCTGATTTGTTTGTCACCACTGCCAATTTAGATGTAGAAAATGGGAAATTGGGTGACATGAACGGTGGTTGTCTATATAGAATCCCTAATGTTTTGAAGGGCAAGGTTGAAGGTTATACTTCAAAGAGATTTCCCAAATATTAg